From a region of the Impatiens glandulifera chromosome 4, dImpGla2.1, whole genome shotgun sequence genome:
- the LOC124936906 gene encoding uncharacterized protein LOC124936906, with the protein MSGEVSDYVMQGYLEQCIKRHMSLNETKNTLWLKAKINPAYTELAWKQLDKANPAFFKAYHYRLLVKDQIVRFNQLLERQVELVTSLSTEPTTVDMSNGSDIPPNSDNESMGTISERVEQ; encoded by the exons ATGTCAGGTGAAGTCAGCGATTATGTG ATGCAAGGTTATTTGGAACAATGTATAAAACGGCACATGAGCCTTAATGAGACGAAGAATACACTGTGGTTAAAGGCCAAAATCAATCCAGCATATACTGAACttg CGTGGAAACAACTTGATAAGGCCAACCCAGCATTTTTTAAGGCATATCATTACCGATTACTTGTGAAAGATCAAATTGTGCGATTCAATCAGTTGCTAGAAAGGCAAGTGGAGTTAGTGACCAGTCTTTCAACCGAACCTACTACTGTTGACATGTCCAATGGATCTGATATTCCACCAA ATTCAGATAATGAAAGTATGGGCACAATATCTGAAAGGGTTGAACAATGA